From Brassica oleracea var. oleracea cultivar TO1000 chromosome C3, BOL, whole genome shotgun sequence, a single genomic window includes:
- the LOC106331202 gene encoding uncharacterized protein LOC106331202 has translation MDRIAKWNPGAEEICVLCKNASETRSHLFFECSYSTRVWEHLMKGVLLNDYTSVWSDILMLIKDERMENKKKFCLSYVLQAAVHALWRERNKIKHEEKPMPIEIVMKLLDKGMRNKLSLLRTKGAKGFSTRM, from the coding sequence ATGGACAGAATTGCCAAGTGGAATCCGGGGGCTGAGGAGATTTGTGTGCTCTGTAAGAATGCATCAGAGACTAGGAGTCACTTGTTTTTTGAATGCTCATACTCGACTCGGGTTTGGGAGCATCTCATGAAAGGAGTGCTTCTTAATGATTACACAAGTGTTTGGTCTGACATATTGATGCTCATAAAAGACGAGAGAATGGAGAATAAGAAGAAGTTCTGTCTCAGTTATGTTCTTCAAGCTGCAGTGCATGCTCTGTGGCGAGAGAGAAATAAGATCAAGCATGAGGAAAAACCAATGCCTATTGAGATAGTGATGAAGCTGTTGGATAAGGGAATGAGGAATAAATTGAGTTTGTTGCGAACTAAAGGAGCGAAGGGTTTTAGTACAAGAATGTAA
- the LOC106334870 gene encoding RWD domain-containing protein 1-like, with protein MTEYKEEQEMEIEALESILADDFKEIHSSESGLNTSNRCFQITVTPQDDDLEESSSIPPVQLGLVFSHTENYPDEAPLLDVKSIRGIHVGDLTILKEKLEQEATENLGMAMMYTLVSSAKDWLSEHYGQDDGDDYAEEEAAKEDEVIVPHGEPVTLETFVAWRERYEAELALERAKLMPESALTAPKEKKLTGRQWFESGKARGTVVTADQESEEEDDEDIDFEDEDFEDDEEDMLEHYLAEKSDARA; from the exons ATGACGG AGTATAAGGAGGAACAGGAGATGGAGATTGAAGCTCTTGAATCTATACTTGCTGATGACTTCAAAG AGATTCATTCTAGTGAAAGTGGGCTTAATACTTCAAACCGATGCTTTCAGATTACAGTCACTCCTCAG GATGATGATCTAGAGGAGTCATCATCAATCCCACCAG TTCAGCTTGGTTTGGTTTTCTCGCACACAGAAAATTACCCGGACGAGGCACCTCTTTTGGATGTTAAAAG TATCCGAGGAATCCATGTTGGTGACCTCACAATCCTAAAAGAGAAGCTTGAACAGGAG GCAACTGAAAATCTTGGCATGGCCATGATGTATACATTGGTCTCATCAGCAAAGGACTGGTTGTCTGAACACTATGGGCAAGATGATGGGGATGACTATGCCGAGGAAGAAGCCGCCAAAGAGGATGAG GTTATCGTTCCTCATGGAGAACCTGTTACGCTGGAGACATTTGTGGCATGGAGAGAGAGATACGAGGCAGAGCTTGCACTTGAACGTGCCAA GCTGATGCCGGAGTCTGCTCTTACGGCTCCTAAGGAGAAGAAGCTTACAGGAAGACAGTGGTTCGAGAGTGGCAAAGCG AGAGGAACAGTGGTCACTGCTGATCAAGAATCGGAGGAGGAAGATGATGAAGACATTGACTTTGAAGACGAAGACTTTGAAG ATGATGAAGAAGACATGCTTGAGCACTATTTGGCGGAGAAATCTGATGCAAGGGCCTGA
- the LOC106334868 gene encoding NADP-specific glutamate dehydrogenase-like, giving the protein MFGGLGMNPSMDDINLIQQAQRHQLVVTNLGEEIDLEIGTGEDEAAFATNSLIGGTTREPSTGEHDETKHMVLVSDLQGEDQDMSKGQPSAKRKKKVVKRWREEWADTYKWAYVDMKEGTARIFCSVCREYGRKHRRNPYGNEGSRNMQMSALEEHNNSLLHKEALRLQTASKDKIVVDKPIYVKTLMSKSAGSIVEGALKRDPNEIEFIQSVQESVHALERVIAKNSHYVNIMERLLEPERMIVFRVPWIDDRGETHVNRGFRVQFNQALGPCRGGIRFHPSMNLSIAKFLGFQQTLKNALSPYKLGGASGGSDFDPKGRSDNELMRFCQSFMDEMYRYMGPDKDLPSEEVGVGTREMGYLFGQYRRLAGQFQGSFTGPRIYWATSSLRTEASGYGVVYFARLMLADMNKEIKGLRCVVSGCGKIAMHVVEKLIACGAHPVTVSDSKGYLVDDDGFDYMKLAFLREIKSQQRSLRDYSKTYARAKYFDEVKPWNERCDVAFPCASQNEVDQADAINLVNAGCRLLVEGSNMPCTAEAVDVFRKANVLIAPAIAAGAGGVAAGEIEVLRESNSMQWSAEDFESRLQEALKQTYEKALKAANDFGYQKESPEALLHGATIAAFLNIAQAMTDQGCV; this is encoded by the exons ATGTTTGGTGGGCTGGGGATGAATCCTTCAATGGATGATATTAACTTAATCCAGCAGGCGCAAAGGCACCAGCTTGTCGTCACCAATCTTGGAGAAGAGATTGATTTAGAAATTGGAACTGGAGAGGACGAAGCCGCTTTCGCCACCAATTCATTGATCGGAGGGACTACAAGGGAGCCTTCCACCGGGGAACATGATGAGACAAAGCATATGGTTTTGGTATCTGATCTTCAGGGGGAGGATCAAGATATGTCTAAAGGGCAGCCGTCGGCGAAGAGAAAGAAGAAAGTTGTTAAACGGTGGAGAGAGGAGTGGGCTGACACGTACAAGTGGGCTTATGTGGACATGAAAGAAGGAACGGCGAGGATCTTCTGTTCCGTTTGCAGAGAGTATGGTCGAAAACATCGGAGGAATCCGTATGGGAATGAAGGTAGTAGAAACATGCAGATGAGTGCGTTGGAAGAACACAACAATAGTTTGCTGCACAAAGAGGCTCTCCGTCTCCAAACTGCTTCCAAAGATAAGATTGTTGTTGACAAGCCCATTTATGTGAAGA CTCTTATGTCGAAGAGTGCTGGTTCAATTGTGGAGGGTGCACTGAAGCGAGATCCTAATGAGATTGAATTTATTCAGTCTGTACAAGAATCTGTGCATGCTCTAGAGCGGGTAATTGCAAAAAATTCTCA TTATGTCAACATTATGGAGCGGCTATTAGAACCTGAGCGTATGATAGTGTTCCGGGTTCCGTGGATTGATGACCGAGGTGAAACACATGTAAACAGAGGCTTTAGAGTTCAGTTTAATCAAGCACTGGGACCATGTAGAGGAGGTATCCGGTTTCATCCATCCATGAACTTAAGCATCGCCAAGTTTCTCGGCTTTCAGCAG ACGTTAAAAAATGCGCTGTCACCATATAAACTTGGAGGGGCTTCTGGAGGAAGCGACTTTGATCCTAAAGGAAGAAGTGACAATGAG CTTATGAGATTTTGCCAAAGTTTCATGGATGAAATGTACAGATATATGGGTCCGGACAAA GATCTTCCGTCAGAGGAGGTTGGTGTTGGTACTCGAGAAATGGGATATCTTTTCGGACAGTACAGACGACTTGCTGGTCAGTTTCAG GGAAGTTTTACAGGACCACGGATATATTGGGCTACTTCTAGCCTCAGAACCGAAGCTAGTGGCTATGGCGTG GTGTACTTTGCACGACTTATGCTTGCAGATATGAATAAGGAAATAAAGGGATTAAG ATGTGTTGTGAGCGGTTGCGGAAAGATAGCGATGCATGTTGTAGAGAAGCTAATTGCTTGTGGGGCTCATCCTGTTACAGTTTCAG ATTCAAAAGGATATTTGGTGGATGACGATGGATTTGATTATATGAAACTTGCGTTTTTGAGAGAGATAAAATCCCAGCAGAGAAGTCTGAG AGACTATTCAAAGACCTATGCAAGAGCCAAATACTTTGATGAAGTAAAACCGTGGAATGAAAGGTGTGATGTGGCGTTCCCCTGTGCGTCTCAGAATGAAGTTGATCAAGCAGATGCCATTAATCTGGTCAATGCTGGCTGTCGCTTACTAGTAGAAG GTTCAAACATGCCGTGTACAGCTGAAGCAGTAGATGTTTTCAGAAAGGCGAATGTTCTGATTGCTCCTGCCATTGCTGCTGGAGCTGGAGGA GTTGCTGCCGGAGAAATTGAAGTACTCCGTGAATCTAATTCAATGCAATGGTCAGCAGAAGATTTTGAGTCTAGATTACAG GAAGCACTGAAGCAGACTTATGAGAAAGCTCTTAAAGCAGCTAATGATTTCGGTTATCAGAAAGAGAGTCCTGA GGCTCTTCTGCACGGAGCAACAATTGCAGCTTTTTTGAACATAGCTCAAGCTATGACAGACCAAGGTTGTGTTTAG
- the LOC106334869 gene encoding ubiquitin carboxyl-terminal hydrolase 6, protein MLTVSVKWQKKVFEGIEIDVSLPPYVFKAQLYDLTGVPPERQKIMVKGGLLKDDADWSSIGVKDGQKLMMMGTADEVVKAPEKAIVFAEDLPEEEQATNLGYSAGLVNLGNTCYMNSTVQCLKSVPELKSALSNYSLAGRSNDVDQTSHMLTVATRELFGDLDRSVNAVSPTQFWMVLRKKFPQFSQLQNGMHMQQDAEECWTQLLYTLSQSLKAPTSSEDSDAVKALFGVNLRSRVHCQESGEESSETESVYSLKCHISHEVNHLHEGLKHGLKGELEKTSPALGRTAVYLKESLIDSLPRYLTVQFVRFFWKRETNQKAKILRKVDYPLELDIYDLCSEELRKKLEAPRQKLRDEEGKKLGLQTKSSSKDGDVKMTDAEAPSNESGESSTAAQQEGASSSEKGTHMTGIYDLVSVLTHKGRSADSGHYVAWVKQESGKWIQYDDSYPSVQREEDITKLSGGGDWHMAYIIMYKARFVSM, encoded by the exons ATGCTCACAG TAAGCGTAAAGTGGCAGAAGAAGGTGTTTGAAGGTATCGAGATTGATGTTTCTCTGCCTCCTTATGTCTTCAAGGCTCAGCTGTATGATTTGACTGGTGTTCCTCCTGAGAGGCAAAAGATCATGGTCAAAGGTGGCCTCTTGAAG GATGATGCAGATTGGTCTTCTATTGGAGTGAAAGAT GGTCAAAAACTGATGATGATGGGAACTGCTGATGAGGTAGTGAAGGCTCCTGAAAAGGCTATTGTTTTTGCTGAGGATCTGCCTGAAGAAGAGCAAGCCACTAATCTG GGTTACAGTGCGGGCCTTGTCAATCTGGGGAACACGTGTTACATGAACTCCACGGTGCAGTGCTTAAAATCTGTTCCAGAGTTGAAATCTGCATTATCCAA TTACTCACTTGCTGGACGAAGCAATGATGTGGACCAGACTTCCCACATGCTCACAGTTGCCACACGTGAGCTGTTTGGTGATCTTGATAGAAGTGTCAATGCTGTTTCCCCTACTCAGTTCTGGATG GTACTGAGAAAAAAATTCCCTCAGTTTAGTCAGTTGCAGAATGGAATGCACATGCAGCAG GATGCTGAAGAATGTTGGACGCAACTGTTGTACACTCTCTCTCAGTCCCTAAAAGCCCCAACTTCCAGCGAAGACTCTGACGCTGTGAAAGCTCTTTTTGGTGTCAATCTTCGGAGCAG GGTTCATTGTCAAGAGAGTGGCGAAGAAAGCTCAGAGACGGAATCTGTATATTCTCTAAAATGCCATATATCACACGAGGTGAACCACTTGCATGAAGGATTAAAACAT GGACTTAAAGGAGAACTTGAAAAAACATCTCCTGCTCTTGGCCGTACTGCTGTTTACCTCAAGGAGTCCCTTATAGATTCCTTGCCAAG GTACTTGACGGTTCAGTTTGTGCGTTTCTTCTGGAAAAGGGAGACTAATCAGAAAGCAAAGATTCTCAGG AAAGTGGATTATCCGCTGGAGTTGGATATTTATGACCTTTGTTCTGAGGAACTCCGTAAGAAGCTGGAAGCTCCTCGCCAG AAACTGAGAGATGAGGAGGGGAAAAAGCTTGGTCTGCAAACTAAGAGTAGCTCAAAGGACGGCGATGTGAAAATGACCGATGCAGAG GCGCCATCAAATGAGAGTGGAGAATCATCCACCGCTGCCCAACAGGAAG GTGCTTCTTCTTCTGAGAAAGGGACTCACATGACTGGAATCTATGACTTGGTCTCTGTGCTGACCCACAAGGGGAGGAGTGCGGACTCTGGTCACTATGTTGCATGGGTTAAGCAAGAGAGTG GCAAATGGATTCAGTATGATGATAGCTACCCAAGCGTACAACGCGAGGAAGACATCACAAAGCTCTCCGGAGGAG GTGATTGGCATATGGCGTACATCATTATGTACAAAGCCCGCTTCGTCTCCATGTGA
- the LOC106331451 gene encoding dof zinc finger protein DOF1.7-like produces the protein MQEDMTSAAAYYPHQSMIMTAKQQQQPELPEQEQLNCPRCASPNTKFCYYNNYNLSQPRHFCKNCRRYWTKGGSLRNIPVGGGTRKNSSKRSSVGSSSSSSSSSSPKSKTVAVSDQESRNTGNSGQEMDPTRMLYGLPVGDPSGGSFSSLLVSNMQQIRGVNYETGSGWYPGMELGLGSGIRRNDDAALTDEQN, from the coding sequence ATGCAGGAGGATATGACGTCAGCAGCAGCGTATTACCCCCACCAATCGATGATCATGACCGCGAAGCAGCAGCAGCAACCGGAGTTACCGGAGCAAGAGCAGCTAAACTGCCCTCGCTGTGCCTCACCCAACACCAAGTTCTGTTACTACAACAACTACAACCTCTCACAGCCACGTCACTTCTGCAAAAACTGCCGTCGTTACTGGACCAAAGGCGGTTCCCTTCGTAACATCCCCGTCGGCGGCGGAACTCGCAAGAACAGTAGCAAACGATCCTCTGTCGGATCGTCTTCTTCTTCGTCGTCGAGCAGCAGTCCGAAGAGTAAAACGGTCGCTGTTTCCGACCAAGAGAGTAGAAACACGGGGAATTCGGGTCAGGAAATGGATCCGACCCGGATGTTATACGGGTTACCCGTTGGAGATCCGAGTGGTGGGAGTTTCAGTTCGCTGTTGGTTTCGAATATGCAGCAGATTAGAGGGGTTAACTACGAAACCGGGTCGGGTTGGTATCCGGGGATGGAGTTGGGTTTGGGTTCGGGTATTCGGAGGAATGATGACGCCGCGTTGACTGATGAACAGAATTGA
- the LOC106328666 gene encoding serine/threonine protein phosphatase 2A 55 kDa regulatory subunit B alpha isoform isoform X1, whose translation MNGEVVAASAEPSPPLEWRFSQVFGERSAGEEVHEVDVISAIQFDNSGDHLATGDRGGRVVLFERTDAKNSSGGARRDLEEADYPLRHPEFRYKTEFQSHDPEFDYLKSLEIEEKINKIRWCQTANGALFLLSTNDKTIKFWKVQDKKIKKICDVNSDPSRTVVNGEVPEANSSSLRLPVVVTSHESSPVARCRRVYSHAHDYHINSISNNSDGETFISADDLRINLWNLEITNQSFNIVDVKPEKMEDLSEVITSAEFHPTHCNMLAYSSSKGSIRLIDLRQSALCDSHSKLFEEPEAAGSKSFFTEIIASVSDIKFAKEGRYLLSRDYMTLKLWDINMDSGPVSTFQVHEHLKPKLCDLYENDSIFDKFECCISGNGLRAATGSYSNLFRVFGVSPGSTETASLEASRNPTRRHVPVPSSPFKALSRVVSRGSESAGVDGNSDALDYTTKLLHLAWHPSENSIACAAGNSLYMYYA comes from the exons ATGAACGGTGAGGTCGTCGCGGCTTCAGCAGAGCCATCTCCGCCTCTGGAATGGAGATTCTCCCAGGTCTTCGGTGAACGAAGCGCCGGTGAAGAAGTTCACGAAG TTGATGTGATTTCAGCTATCCAGTTTGATAACTCCGGCGACCACCTCGCTACTGGGGACCGTGGAGGAAGGGTTGTTCTTTTCGAGAGAACCGATGCCAAGAAT AGCAGTGGAGGAGCTAGAAGGGATCTTGAAGAAGCAGACTATCCACTAAGGCACCCCGAGTTTCGTTATAAAACAGAGTTTCAGAGTCATGACCCTGAG TTTGATTATCTCAAGAGTTTGGAGATAGAGGAGAAAATAAACAAAATCAGATGGTGTCAAACAGCGAATGGCGCTCTTTTTCTCCTATCCACAAACGATAAAACCATCAAGTTTTGGAAG GTTCAAGACAAGAAGATCAAAAAGATTTGTGATGTAAATTCAGATCCTTCAAGAACGGTTGTGAACGGAGAAGTACCTGAAGCGAACAGCTCATCGCTGCGGTTGCCAGTGGTA GTAACAAGTCATGAGTCGAGCCCTGTGGCTAGATGTCGAAGAGTATATTCTCATGCTCATGATTATCATATCAATTCAATCTCAAATAATAG TGACGGAGAAACATTTATTTCTGCTGATGATTTGCGAATAAATCTTTGGAATCTGGAGATTACCAATCAAAGTTTCAATATTGTTGATGTCAAGCCTGAGAAAATGGAAGATCTATCTG AGGTTATCACATCAGCAGAGTTTCATCCTACGCATTGCAACATGTTAGCTTATAGCAGTTCTAAAGGCTCAATACGCTTGATTGATTTGCGCCAATCAGCTTTATGTGATTCACATTCCAAATT GTTTGAGGAACCAGAAGCAGCTGGTTCTAAATCGTTCTTCACTGAGATTATTGCTTCAGTGTCAGACATCAAATTTGCAAAAGAAGGAAGATACTTACTTAGCCGTGACTACATGACACTTAAG TTATGGGACATCAACATGGATTCAGGTCCGGTATCAACTTTCCAGGTTCATGAACATCTGAAACCGAAG CTCTGTGATTTATATGAAAATGATTCCATATTTGACAAGTTCGAGTGTTGTATAAGTGGCAATGGATTGCGAGCAGCTACTGGTTCTTACAG CAATTTGTTCCGTGTGTTTGGTGTTTCCCCGGGAAGCACCGAGACTGCAAGCTTAGAAGCAAGCAGAAATCCAACGAG GAGACATGTCCCAGTTCCCTCGAGTCCATTCAAAGCACTAAGCCGTGTTGTAAGTAGAG GATCAGAGAGTGCTGGAGTCGATGGGAATAGTGATGCACTTGATTACACAACAAAGTTGCTGCATCTTGCTTGGCATCCAAGCGAGAACTCAATTGCCTGCGCTGCTGGAAATAGCTTGTACATGTACTATGCTTAA
- the LOC106328666 gene encoding serine/threonine protein phosphatase 2A 55 kDa regulatory subunit B alpha isoform isoform X2: MNGEVVAASAEPSPPLEWRFSQVFGERSAGEEVHEVDVISAIQFDNSGDHLATGDRGGRVVLFERTDAKNSSGGARRDLEEADYPLRHPEFRYKTEFQSHDPEFDYLKSLEIEEKINKIRWCQTANGALFLLSTNDKTIKFWKVQDKKIKKICDVNSDPSRTVVNGEVPEANSSSLRLPVVTSHESSPVARCRRVYSHAHDYHINSISNNSDGETFISADDLRINLWNLEITNQSFNIVDVKPEKMEDLSEVITSAEFHPTHCNMLAYSSSKGSIRLIDLRQSALCDSHSKLFEEPEAAGSKSFFTEIIASVSDIKFAKEGRYLLSRDYMTLKLWDINMDSGPVSTFQVHEHLKPKLCDLYENDSIFDKFECCISGNGLRAATGSYSNLFRVFGVSPGSTETASLEASRNPTRRHVPVPSSPFKALSRVVSRGSESAGVDGNSDALDYTTKLLHLAWHPSENSIACAAGNSLYMYYA; this comes from the exons ATGAACGGTGAGGTCGTCGCGGCTTCAGCAGAGCCATCTCCGCCTCTGGAATGGAGATTCTCCCAGGTCTTCGGTGAACGAAGCGCCGGTGAAGAAGTTCACGAAG TTGATGTGATTTCAGCTATCCAGTTTGATAACTCCGGCGACCACCTCGCTACTGGGGACCGTGGAGGAAGGGTTGTTCTTTTCGAGAGAACCGATGCCAAGAAT AGCAGTGGAGGAGCTAGAAGGGATCTTGAAGAAGCAGACTATCCACTAAGGCACCCCGAGTTTCGTTATAAAACAGAGTTTCAGAGTCATGACCCTGAG TTTGATTATCTCAAGAGTTTGGAGATAGAGGAGAAAATAAACAAAATCAGATGGTGTCAAACAGCGAATGGCGCTCTTTTTCTCCTATCCACAAACGATAAAACCATCAAGTTTTGGAAG GTTCAAGACAAGAAGATCAAAAAGATTTGTGATGTAAATTCAGATCCTTCAAGAACGGTTGTGAACGGAGAAGTACCTGAAGCGAACAGCTCATCGCTGCGGTTGCCAGTG GTAACAAGTCATGAGTCGAGCCCTGTGGCTAGATGTCGAAGAGTATATTCTCATGCTCATGATTATCATATCAATTCAATCTCAAATAATAG TGACGGAGAAACATTTATTTCTGCTGATGATTTGCGAATAAATCTTTGGAATCTGGAGATTACCAATCAAAGTTTCAATATTGTTGATGTCAAGCCTGAGAAAATGGAAGATCTATCTG AGGTTATCACATCAGCAGAGTTTCATCCTACGCATTGCAACATGTTAGCTTATAGCAGTTCTAAAGGCTCAATACGCTTGATTGATTTGCGCCAATCAGCTTTATGTGATTCACATTCCAAATT GTTTGAGGAACCAGAAGCAGCTGGTTCTAAATCGTTCTTCACTGAGATTATTGCTTCAGTGTCAGACATCAAATTTGCAAAAGAAGGAAGATACTTACTTAGCCGTGACTACATGACACTTAAG TTATGGGACATCAACATGGATTCAGGTCCGGTATCAACTTTCCAGGTTCATGAACATCTGAAACCGAAG CTCTGTGATTTATATGAAAATGATTCCATATTTGACAAGTTCGAGTGTTGTATAAGTGGCAATGGATTGCGAGCAGCTACTGGTTCTTACAG CAATTTGTTCCGTGTGTTTGGTGTTTCCCCGGGAAGCACCGAGACTGCAAGCTTAGAAGCAAGCAGAAATCCAACGAG GAGACATGTCCCAGTTCCCTCGAGTCCATTCAAAGCACTAAGCCGTGTTGTAAGTAGAG GATCAGAGAGTGCTGGAGTCGATGGGAATAGTGATGCACTTGATTACACAACAAAGTTGCTGCATCTTGCTTGGCATCCAAGCGAGAACTCAATTGCCTGCGCTGCTGGAAATAGCTTGTACATGTACTATGCTTAA
- the LOC106336245 gene encoding mitogen-activated protein kinase kinase 4: MKPVQSAPVKSRPRRRPDLSLPLPQRDVSLAVPLPLPPTSGGSSSSSSSSSSSAPKNYSDLERGNRIGSGAGGTVYKVTHRPSSRVYALKVIYGNHEENVRRQICREIEILRDVSHQNIVKCHEMFDQNGEIQVLLEFMDGGSLENRHVSNERDLAHLSHQILNGLAYLHGRHIVHRDIKPSNLLINSDKIVKIADFGVSRILAQTMDPCNSSVGTIAYMSPERINTDLNQGRYDGYAGDIWSLGVSILEFYLGRFPFNVSRQGDWASLMCAICMSQPPEAPATASPDFRHFISCCLQREPGRRMTATQLLQHPFIRRAVSQGLNRSPQNLHQLLPPPPRTLSSSSSSSPTT, translated from the coding sequence ATGAAACCGGTTCAATCCGCTCCGGTTAAGAGCCGTCCCCGCCGCCGCCCAGACCTCTCCTTACCTCTCCCTCAGCGCGACGTCTCCCTCGCCGTCCCTCTCCCCCTCCCACCGACATCCGGCGGCTCCTCCTCCTCCTCCTCCTCCTCCTCCTCCTCCGCTCCGAAAAACTACTCAGATCTAGAGCGTGGGAACCGGATCGGGAGCGGAGCAGGCGGGACGGTGTACAAAGTGACACACCGTCCGAGCTCCCGCGTGTACGCGCTCAAGGTGATCTACGGAAACCACGAGGAGAACGTCCGCCGCCAGATCTGCAGAGAGATCGAGATCCTCCGAGACGTGAGCCACCAGAACATCGTCAAGTGCCACGAGATGTTCGACCAGAACGGCGAGATCCAGGTCCTGCTCGAGTTCATGGACGGAGGATCTTTAGAGAACCGCCACGTGTCGAACGAGCGTGACTTGGCCCATCTCTCTCACCAGATCTTGAACGGCTTAGCGTATCTCCACGGCCGCCATATAGTCCATAGAGATATCAAGCCCTCGAATCTGCTCATCAACTCGGATAAAATAGTCAAGATTGCTGACTTCGGAGTGAGTAGGATCTTGGCGCAGACCATGGATCCCTGCAACTCCTCTGTCGGGACGATTGCTTACATGAGTCCTGAGAGGATTAATACTGATTTGAACCAGGGGAGGTACGACGGTTACGCTGGGGATATCTGGAGCTTAGGTGTTAGCATTCTTGAGTTTTACCTTGGGAGGTTTCCTTTCAATGTGAGTAGGCAGGGGGACTGGGCGAGCCTCATGTGTGCTATCTGTATGTCGCAGCCGCCGGAAGCTCCGGCGACTGCGTCTCCGGATTTTCGTCATTTTATCTCGTGTTGCTTGCAGAGGGAACCGGGGAGGAGGATGACTGCGACTCAGCTTTTGCAGCATCCGTTCATACGGAGGGCTGTGAGTCAGGGGCTGAACAGGTCTCCTCAGAACCTGCATCAGCTCTTGCCTCCTCCTCCTCGTACTCTGTCTTCGTCTTCTTCTTCTTCCCCAACGACGTAG